The genome window CAACGGGCCGTGACGTGATTGCCTACGACCGGCTGGGGTTCGGCAAGTCGGACCCCCATCCAGGCCGCTTAGAGGCGGACTTTGTCGGCGCCGAGGCGCACGATGCGTTTACCGCACTGGCAAACCACTTCCAGCTGCCACGCTTTATCCTCTTTGGCCACAGTGTTGGCGGCGGGATGTCCGTGTCGATCGCGGCCGCTTTTCCTGGCCGCTGCGCTGCAATCATCACCGAGTCGGCTCAGGAATTCGTGGAAGACCGCACGCTGGAAGGTATCCGCGTGGCTGGAGAACAGTTCAAGGACCCGGCGCAACTCGACAGGCTGAAACGCTATCACGGCGATAAGGCGCAATGGGTGCTGGACGCCTGGGTCTTGACCTGGCAGTCGGCAGCATTTGCCCTCTGGAATCTGGATGACACCTTGCCCCGAGTCACCGCGCCACTGCTGGCGATTCACGGCGAGAACGATGAGTACGGTTCCATGCGGCACCCAGAAAAACTGGTTGCGCTTGCAGGCGGACCTTCGGCGATGAAGCCGCTGGCCGGATGCGGCCATGTGCCGCACCGTGAGCGCGAGGACGTCGTGCTGGACGCTGTGCGCGAGTTCCTGAATCAGCCGGGTATTTGAAGCCAGCGTTGGAAGTGTTCTGTAAAACAGTCCACAACCCTGCCTTCATGGCCTAGCGACGCGGCGCTGTTGTGCGGGCTGATCCAGACCGAAGGCAGTGCCCATAAGGGTGAGTCTGCGGGCAACGGCTCGTCAATGAAGGTATCCAGGTAGGCGCCGGCCAGATGTCCTGCCGCCAGCGCTTCGGCCAGCGCAGTTTCATCGATCAATTCTCCGCGCGCTACGTTGGCAATGCGCGCGCGCCGCGGCAGTAATGCCAGCCGGCGTGCATCCATTAAGCCGGCGGTGGACTGGGTAAGCGGCAGGGCAAGCACGAGCCAGTCGCAGTGGGGCAAGGCTTCATCCAACTGATCGAAAGCGATGGCGTTGTGAAACCCAGGCGTGGGTTTGGCCTCGCGCCGGACAGCGGTGGCGCGCAGGCCAACCGCCTTGCACAAGCGCCCGATTTCCAAGCCGATGGCGCCTGCGCCCAATACCAGCACGTGCAGGGTGTCCAGATCGGCCGGGCGCGCCGCAGCCGTTAGCGGCGCCCATTCCCTGCGCGCTTGTGACGGCAGCCACCGGTCAAAACCGCGTGATTGCGCCAGGATGGCAGCAACAGCGGTTTGCGCAATGGGCCCGGCCGTGACCCCCGTGGAGCTGGTCACCGGCACACCGCGCGCCAAGGATGACGCGTACTGCGGCAAGTCCAGGCCGGATGAGCAGACGTGCAGCCAACGCAGGCGTGGCGCAGCGTCGGCCAACCGAAAGAAAGCGTCTGACTCCGGGCCGGGTTTGCGCAGGGAACTGCCTTCGTACAGGTCTCGTGAAAAGAACGCGATGTCGATCGATGCCGGCTCGGCGCTGCTCACGCGGCAGCGCCGCAAGCGGCGGCCTGCTGCCAGCGCCAGGGCATCCAGGCGCTGTCCATGTTCGGCATCCACCTTGTCCGACAGCAACAGGCCTAGCTCGGGCAGAGCAGATGCTGCGCCGCTCATCGAATGACTTGCCAGCGGTCGGTTTCGCCGGGATAGACCACGCCGTATTGGGCAATGGCGGCTTCGTCAAAGCGGAATGCCAGCCCTGGCTCGCGCGGTAGCAGCAGGCAGCCGTCCTCGGCAACCAGCTGACGGTCGATCAGGCGGCGGAAATTGACAATGTGATCATCCGGCATCCATTCCACGTACGTCGCGTTCGGGGCGCTGGCGGCCAGATGAATATGCACATCGTGCCAGGCGTGCGGGGCGACGGTGACGCCGTGGCTGTCGGCGGTGGCCGCAATGCGCCGCCATTCGGTGATGCCGCCGCACACGGTGGCGTCGGTTTGCAGAATGGTGGTGGCGCCGCTTTGGATCAGATCCTTGAAGCGCCAGCGCCCCGCTTCAACCTCTCCGGTCGCCACGGTGATGGGTGTGGCGCGAGCCAGCCGGACATGATTGTCGATATCGTCGGGCGAAAACGGCTCTTCGATCCAGAATGGTTGATAGGGTTCGAAGGCGCGCATGTATTCAAGGGCGGTGGGCAGGTCGCGCCAGGCGTTGTTGGCATCCAGCATCAGTCGGACATCGTCGCCGATGGCCTCGCGCACAGCGGCAATGCGTTTGCGTTCACCAGCCACGCTTTCCAGGCCGACCTTCATCTTTACTGCGCGAAAACCCTCTTTGACGTGTTGCGCCATTTCGGCCGCAAGTTTGTCCGGTGTCTTGCCCGGCTGGTAGTAGCCGCCGCTGGCGTAGGCAGGCACCCGGTCATGCACGGTGGCGCCCAGATATTGGTACAGCGGCAAACCCGCGCTGCGCGCGTTCAGATCCCATAGCGCGGTGTCAATGGCCGACAGTGCGCGCATGACGCCACCTGCGCGGCCCAGCAGCAGGGCTTCTTGATACAGCTCGGACCACAGCCCTTCTATCCGCAACGATTCCTGGCCGATCAGCCGAGGCGCCAGCAAGTCGGTGACCGCGACCGACAGCAATCGGCCGGCGCTGTTGACCGCGTAGCAGTAGCCCAGGCCTTCCTGGCCATCGGTGGAACGGATACGGATCAGGCAGTATTCCCGCGCTTTGACTTGGCGTGTGGAGAACGTCACCGGATGCGCAAGCGGCACACGGGCGATGCAAACGGAGACGGATTCGATGGTAGGCATATGGGGTCTGTTTCTTTACGTGGATAGAGGGCAATCGCGTGACAGGGGCGTTAATCGAACTTGATGTGGCTTTGTTGAATCACCGTTGCCCATTTGGTCTTTTCGCTGTCGATCAACTGCTGGAATTGGGCGGGCGATTCATCCAGCGGTGTCAGACCCAGTTCAGTCAGGCGGGCCTGCATGTCCGGGCTTTTCACGACACGGGAAATTTCTTTATGCAAGTACTCCACCACCTGCGGTGGCGTGCCTGCGGGGGCGATGATGCCGAACCACACGTTGGCCTCGTATCCCGGCACGCCCGCTTCGGCCAACGTCGGGACATCAGGCAGTTGCGGCAGGCGTTCCTTGGATGTCACGGCCAGCGCTTTAAGCTTGTTTTGTTTGATGAAAGGCAGGCTTTGCGTAGGTGTGGCGAATATCAGCGGAATCAGCCCGCCAATCACATCGGTCTGTGCCGGCGCTCCGCCCTTGTAGGGAATGTGATTCATCTTGATGCCGGCCATCTGGTCCAGCAGTTCCAGCGATATGTGCTGAGTCGATCCTTGCCCAGGCGTGCCGAAGTCAATGCCGCGCTCCTTCGTTTTGGCCAACGCAATCAGGTCTTGAGGGTTGTTGGGACCGAACTTGGGATTGGCCACCAGCACGAAGGGCGTATCGGCGATCAGCGAGACCGGCGAAAAGTCTTTTAGCGTGTAGGTCAGGTTGGGGTAGAGCAGCGTGTTGGTCACGTGCGAGGAGATGACCAGCATCAGCGTGTAGCCGTCCGCGGCGGAACGTTTCAACTCGCCAGTGGCGATGGTGCTGTTTGCGCCGGGTTTGTTTTCCACAATCATGGGTTGCGGCCATGATTTGGACAGTTCGGCGGCAACCAGCCGGGCT of Achromobacter seleniivolatilans contains these proteins:
- a CDS encoding NAD(P)-dependent oxidoreductase — encoded protein: MSGAASALPELGLLLSDKVDAEHGQRLDALALAAGRRLRRCRVSSAEPASIDIAFFSRDLYEGSSLRKPGPESDAFFRLADAAPRLRWLHVCSSGLDLPQYASSLARGVPVTSSTGVTAGPIAQTAVAAILAQSRGFDRWLPSQARREWAPLTAAARPADLDTLHVLVLGAGAIGLEIGRLCKAVGLRATAVRREAKPTPGFHNAIAFDQLDEALPHCDWLVLALPLTQSTAGLMDARRLALLPRRARIANVARGELIDETALAEALAAGHLAGAYLDTFIDEPLPADSPLWALPSVWISPHNSAASLGHEGRVVDCFTEHFQRWLQIPG
- a CDS encoding mandelate racemase/muconate lactonizing enzyme family protein — encoded protein: MPTIESVSVCIARVPLAHPVTFSTRQVKAREYCLIRIRSTDGQEGLGYCYAVNSAGRLLSVAVTDLLAPRLIGQESLRIEGLWSELYQEALLLGRAGGVMRALSAIDTALWDLNARSAGLPLYQYLGATVHDRVPAYASGGYYQPGKTPDKLAAEMAQHVKEGFRAVKMKVGLESVAGERKRIAAVREAIGDDVRLMLDANNAWRDLPTALEYMRAFEPYQPFWIEEPFSPDDIDNHVRLARATPITVATGEVEAGRWRFKDLIQSGATTILQTDATVCGGITEWRRIAATADSHGVTVAPHAWHDVHIHLAASAPNATYVEWMPDDHIVNFRRLIDRQLVAEDGCLLLPREPGLAFRFDEAAIAQYGVVYPGETDRWQVIR
- a CDS encoding alpha/beta fold hydrolase, with amino-acid sequence MKADTVAPVPQEILIPTASGRIYAKQWPGASQPDHAAPIILLHDSLGSVDLWRDFPAKLAAATGRDVIAYDRLGFGKSDPHPGRLEADFVGAEAHDAFTALANHFQLPRFILFGHSVGGGMSVSIAAAFPGRCAAIITESAQEFVEDRTLEGIRVAGEQFKDPAQLDRLKRYHGDKAQWVLDAWVLTWQSAAFALWNLDDTLPRVTAPLLAIHGENDEYGSMRHPEKLVALAGGPSAMKPLAGCGHVPHREREDVVLDAVREFLNQPGI
- a CDS encoding tripartite tricarboxylate transporter substrate binding protein codes for the protein MKRLARALAGGCLTAALATAAPLASADSYPSKPVRLMVGMAPGGSNDTVARLVAAELSKSWPQPMIVENKPGANSTIATGELKRSAADGYTLMLVISSHVTNTLLYPNLTYTLKDFSPVSLIADTPFVLVANPKFGPNNPQDLIALAKTKERGIDFGTPGQGSTQHISLELLDQMAGIKMNHIPYKGGAPAQTDVIGGLIPLIFATPTQSLPFIKQNKLKALAVTSKERLPQLPDVPTLAEAGVPGYEANVWFGIIAPAGTPPQVVEYLHKEISRVVKSPDMQARLTELGLTPLDESPAQFQQLIDSEKTKWATVIQQSHIKFD